In the Herpetosiphonaceae bacterium genome, one interval contains:
- a CDS encoding response regulator: PCPDLILLDLQLSDMRGEELIARLDHPDCALPPVIVITAKRQQAAEMAVDQIGAVALLLKPFEIQELLDQIELVLT, translated from the coding sequence GCCATGCCCGGATCTGATCTTGCTCGATTTGCAGTTGTCCGACATGCGAGGCGAAGAGTTAATCGCTCGGCTCGATCACCCGGACTGTGCGCTGCCGCCGGTGATCGTGATCACGGCGAAGCGCCAGCAGGCGGCGGAGATGGCGGTCGATCAGATCGGCGCGGTCGCGCTGTTGCTCAAACCGTTTGAAATTCAGGAGCTATTGGATCAAATTGAGCTGGTGCTGACCTAA